The sequence CACGCAGCGCATGGTGTGCCGCTTCGTACTGCTCGCGGCTGTCGCAGCGGAAGCTGACCGTGACCGAGACGAAGTTGCCGGCACCGGAGTGGCGGTGCCGCACGCTCTCGTGCAGCACGTGCAGGCCGGCGCGCTCCAGCAGTTGCGGCACGTGGGTCGGCAGGTTCGCGCTGGCGTTGCCGACCGCGGTGATCTCGAACTCGCCAGGAAACTGGAAGCCCTTGCCGTCCTGCTTCGCCTGGCCGAAGTCGATCTCGTGCATTACTTCGCATCCGCGCTCTTGGCCGGCGCACTCGCATCGGCCTTCTTGTCGCTGTGGAACCACAGCAGGATGCTGTCCCACAGGCGCGAGAAGAAGCCGCCCTGTGGCGCATCCTGCAGTGCGATCAGCGGCACGCTCTGCACCAGCTGGCCATCCAGCGTGATGCGCAAGGTGCCGATCTGCTGGCCCTTGCTGAACGGCGCGATCAGCGTGGCAGGGATGTCCATGGTGGCCTTGAGCTGGTCGTACTGGCCGCGCTTGACGGTGACCAGCACATTGTCGGCGACGCCCAGCGGCAACTGGTTCGCCGCGCCCTTCCACAGCCGCGGCGTGGCCAGCGGCTTGCTGGCGTCGTACAGCTTGTGCGTCTCGTAGAAGCGGAAGCCGTAGTTGAGCAGGGCCATCGCCGAATCGGCGCGCGCCTTCTCGCTGCTGGCACCCATCACGATCGCGATCATGCGCGCCTCACCCTGCTTCGCCGACGCGGCGAGGCAGTAGCCGGCCGCCGCGGTGTGGCCGGTCTTGATGCCGTCCACGCTGGGGTCGCGCCACAGCAGGGTGTTGCGGTTGTGCTGCTTGATGCCGTTCCACTCGAACTCCTTGATCGCGGAGATCGCGTAGTCGTCGGGGAAATCATGGATCAGCGCGCGCGACAGGATCGCGATGTCGTGCGCGGTGGTGTAGTGGTTCGCGATCGGGTAACCGGAGGCGTTCTCGAAATTCGAGTTGGCCATGCCCAGCTGCTTGGCATACGCGTTCATCAGCCCGGCAAACGCCTGCTCGGAGCCGGCGGTGTGCTCGGCCAGCGCAATCGCGGCGTCGTTGCCGGACTGGATGATCATGCCGTACAGCAGGTCCTTCAGCGGCACCTGGCTGTTCAGCTTGAGGAAGCTGGTGGAACCGTCGGTGCCGGCGCCACCACCGCGCCAGGCGTTCTCGCTGATGGTCACCGGGTCGGTCATGTGCACCTTGCCGTTGGCCACCTCGGCCGAGACCACGTAGTCGGTCATCACCTTGGTGATCGAGGCCGGCTCCACGCGCTGGTCCGGTTCCTTGCTGGCGAGGATCTGGCCGGTGGCGTAATCCATCAGCACCCAGCTCTTGCCGTCGACATCCGGCGGCGGCGGCACCGGTGCGTCCGGCACCACCGGACGCGGTACCGGCGACGGGCGCGGCGGCGTCTGGGCAACGGCAACACCGACCAGCAGGACGGTGGCGAACGGGATCAGGATGCGGCGGAAAAAATTCATCGTGGTGTTCAGTCCGGTTTCTGGATGCCGGCGTGATGTGTGCCGACTGGATGGAAAAGAGTGGTGCAAATCCTGCTCAGTCTACCGCGACCTGAGGCCGCGGCAGACCCATGCCCTCGATCCGGGCCGTGACCTGGTCGGCGCGATCCACGCTGGCCAGCGGCCCGACCCGCACGCGGCGCACCCGCTGGCCGTTGATCATGGCCTCGCTCACCTGCACCGCACCGAGGTTGGCCCGGCGCAGGCGCTGGGCCAGCCGGTCGGCGTTGTCCGCGTCGGCGAACGCGCCCACCTGCAGGTAGATACCCGGGTGTCCGCCTGTGACCACGGCCGGCGGCGGCAGTTCCTGCAGCGGCTGGCCGGGGTCGATCCCGCGCACCTCGACCAGGCCGGTGCCCTTGGGCCAGATGCCGATCTTCACCGCGGCGGCGTAGGACAGATCGATCAGCCGGTTGTCGTGGAATGGGCCGCGGTCGTTGACCCGCACGATCACGCTCCTGCCGGTCTCCAGGTTGGTGACGCGCGCGTAGCTGGGCAGCGGCAGTGTGGTGCTGGCCGCGCTGAACGCGTACATGTCGTAGGTCTCCAGGCTGGAGGTCTTGTAGCCGTGAAACTTGTTGCCGTAGAACGAGGCGATGCCGCGCTCGTCGTAGCCGCGCGCACTGGGCAGCACGCGATAGGTCTGCCCGCGCACGGTATAGGGCGACTTGTTGCCGTACAGCGAGCGCGGCTCCGCCTTCGGCACCGGCTCGACCAGCTTGCTGACGTCGAGCGGCGGCGGCACGCTGTCCTCGCCGTCGCGATAGCGGCTGCCCTGCGGCTTGCTGAGGTCATCGCGAAAACCATCGCGACTGCCGGTCGGCGGCTGGCTCCACGCACGATCCTGATGGCTGCCGCCATGCGTGGGTCTCGTGCGGTGGCTGCCGCAAGCGGCCAGCAACAGGGCCGCCAGCACCAGCAACGCAACGCCTGCCGCCCTCATCGCGCGACGTCCGCCGAGTCCACGCCAGCGGCGATCGCCTGCGCCAGCTGGTCGACCGCCATGGCATACAGCGGGCTGCGGTTGTAGCGGGTGATCACGTAGAAGTTCCGGAAGGTGAACCAGTACTCCGGTCCGTTCGGCCCTTCCAGCGTCTGCAGGCTGCTGGGCTCGGCCGGCGACAGCGGCTGCAGCGGCGCATAGCCCCACGCCTCCAGTTGCTCCAGCGGCCACTGCGGCCTGGCATCCTTCACCGCGATCGGCTTCGCCGCGCCGTCCGGTTGCGCCCGTGCCGCCACCGGGCCGCCGGCGACCCAGCCATGCTGCACGAAGTAGTTCGCCACG is a genomic window of Rhodanobacter thiooxydans containing:
- a CDS encoding YbeD family protein, which gives rise to MHEIDFGQAKQDGKGFQFPGEFEITAVGNASANLPTHVPQLLERAGLHVLHESVRHRHSGAGNFVSVTVSFRCDSREQYEAAHHALRADPGIRYTL
- a CDS encoding D-alanyl-D-alanine carboxypeptidase family protein — its product is MNFFRRILIPFATVLLVGVAVAQTPPRPSPVPRPVVPDAPVPPPPDVDGKSWVLMDYATGQILASKEPDQRVEPASITKVMTDYVVSAEVANGKVHMTDPVTISENAWRGGGAGTDGSTSFLKLNSQVPLKDLLYGMIIQSGNDAAIALAEHTAGSEQAFAGLMNAYAKQLGMANSNFENASGYPIANHYTTAHDIAILSRALIHDFPDDYAISAIKEFEWNGIKQHNRNTLLWRDPSVDGIKTGHTAAAGYCLAASAKQGEARMIAIVMGASSEKARADSAMALLNYGFRFYETHKLYDASKPLATPRLWKGAANQLPLGVADNVLVTVKRGQYDQLKATMDIPATLIAPFSKGQQIGTLRITLDGQLVQSVPLIALQDAPQGGFFSRLWDSILLWFHSDKKADASAPAKSADAK
- a CDS encoding septal ring lytic transglycosylase RlpA family protein — translated: MRAAGVALLVLAALLLAACGSHRTRPTHGGSHQDRAWSQPPTGSRDGFRDDLSKPQGSRYRDGEDSVPPPLDVSKLVEPVPKAEPRSLYGNKSPYTVRGQTYRVLPSARGYDERGIASFYGNKFHGYKTSSLETYDMYAFSAASTTLPLPSYARVTNLETGRSVIVRVNDRGPFHDNRLIDLSYAAAVKIGIWPKGTGLVEVRGIDPGQPLQELPPPAVVTGGHPGIYLQVGAFADADNADRLAQRLRRANLGAVQVSEAMINGQRVRRVRVGPLASVDRADQVTARIEGMGLPRPQVAVD